In a genomic window of Gloeocapsopsis dulcis:
- a CDS encoding DUF2283 domain-containing protein, translated as MAQVKVFHDRIGNTLVVWFGIPEDEYEVEETGNEVVLMKDKNGKVIGFEKLNFMPTSSEPIRVAFETFAV; from the coding sequence ATGGCGCAAGTAAAAGTTTTTCATGACCGCATTGGCAATACTCTAGTTGTCTGGTTTGGCATCCCCGAAGATGAGTATGAAGTTGAGGAAACAGGGAATGAGGTGGTTTTGATGAAGGATAAAAACGGCAAGGTTATTGGTTTTGAAAAACTCAACTTTATGCCAACCTCGTCAGAACCGATAAGAGTTGCTTTTGAAACATTTGCTGTGTAG
- a CDS encoding HsdM family class I SAM-dependent methyltransferase — protein MNLMLHGIEDPKIEARDSLSEDHAGVTESFTLVLANPPFKGSVEKSTIAKDLTKIISTTKTELLFVALLLRLLKIGGRAAVIVPDGVLFGSSTAHKKIREILVEQHKLDGVISMPSGVFKPYAGVSTAVLMFTRTGVGGTDSVWFYDMDADGLSLDDKR, from the coding sequence ATGAACTTGATGCTGCACGGCATTGAAGACCCGAAGATTGAGGCACGGGATTCTCTTTCGGAAGATCATGCTGGGGTCACTGAGTCTTTTACTTTAGTCTTAGCGAATCCACCGTTTAAAGGATCTGTAGAGAAGTCCACGATCGCCAAGGATCTTACTAAGATTATTTCGACTACCAAGACTGAGTTGTTGTTTGTTGCCCTTTTACTGCGGTTGTTAAAGATTGGGGGACGGGCAGCGGTGATTGTGCCGGATGGCGTACTGTTTGGTTCCTCGACGGCGCATAAGAAAATTCGAGAAATTTTGGTTGAGCAGCATAAGCTCGATGGGGTGATATCGATGCCGTCGGGGGTATTTAAGCCTTATGCTGGGGTGTCTACAGCCGTGCTGATGTTCACTAGGACGGGCGTAGGGGGAACTGATAGCGTTTGGTTTTATGATATGGATGCTGATGGTTTATCGCTGGATGATAAGCGTTAA
- a CDS encoding type I restriction-modification system subunit M: protein MITGEMKSKVDRLWTTFWNNGISNPLSVIEQISYLLFIKRLDDLELTKERKAQRLNRPVSDPIFSVEQQCCRWSSFKNLTDSEEMLHVVRDQAFPFIKNLGQATLESAYARHMKDAVFLIASPALLASVVGQIEQIPMEDRDTKGDLYEYMLSKLTTAGTNGQFRTPRHIIKMMVELMAPGPREIICDPACGTAGFLVAAEYLRDRTDSDGNLILNAPGNREHFNSEMFHGFDFDATMLRAV from the coding sequence ATGATCACAGGTGAAATGAAGTCTAAGGTCGATCGGCTTTGGACTACGTTTTGGAATAACGGCATTAGTAATCCCCTTTCAGTAATTGAGCAAATTTCCTATTTACTATTTATTAAGCGCTTGGATGACTTAGAACTAACTAAGGAGCGCAAAGCCCAACGGCTAAATAGACCCGTTAGCGATCCGATTTTCTCTGTTGAGCAGCAGTGTTGTCGCTGGTCTAGTTTTAAAAATCTCACAGATTCTGAGGAAATGCTGCACGTTGTCCGAGATCAAGCATTTCCGTTCATCAAGAATTTGGGGCAAGCTACTCTGGAGAGTGCCTATGCTCGTCACATGAAGGATGCGGTGTTTTTGATTGCAAGTCCTGCTTTGCTGGCGAGTGTAGTAGGGCAGATCGAGCAAATTCCGATGGAGGATCGGGATACAAAGGGCGACTTGTATGAATATATGCTCTCGAAGCTGACAACGGCAGGCACAAATGGGCAGTTTCGCACACCGCGCCACATTATTAAAATGATGGTGGAGTTGATGGCTCCAGGTCCAAGGGAAATTATCTGCGATCCGGCGTGTGGAACGGCGGGCTTTTTGGTAGCGGCGGAGTATTTGCGCGATCGCACTGATAGCGATGGCAATCTTATTTTGAATGCGCCAGGAAATCGGGAACACTTCAATAGCGAGATGTTTCACGGCTTTGACTTTGATGCCACGATGCTGCGGGCAGTATGA
- the tnpB gene encoding IS200/IS605 family element RNA-guided endonuclease TnpB has translation MQKAFKVTLIPNHNQEVLINKTIGCARFVYNRFLARRKELYNSEKKTLNYSGCSQELTQLKKEIEWLAEVDKFALQNAIRNLETAYKNFFTDLKKPKQKRRFGIPKFKKKHRFKQSYKTNLTNGNIQLRENYLKLPKLGWVRFHKSQEITGNIVNVTVTRTTTGKYVASILCETEIEKHSQADKNIGLDLGIKSYLVTSDSEGIENPKHYRQSLRKLRQANKKLALSVKGSNNRVKAKTKLARVYERITNLRDDFVHKLSTRLIRENSIICIEDLRVANMVKNHKLALSIMDASWSKFVAMLEYKALWHDRIVQKVSPFFPLSQTCSCCGFINPQVKDLSVREWDCLKCNTHQLRDCTAAINILNEGLRILQAAAGSTEAQNACRDEVRPGDSQALVGEARIA, from the coding sequence GTGCAAAAAGCATTTAAAGTTACACTAATTCCAAACCACAACCAAGAAGTTTTAATCAACAAAACTATTGGTTGTGCTAGGTTTGTGTACAATCGCTTTCTGGCAAGACGTAAAGAGCTGTACAACTCCGAGAAGAAAACTTTAAACTATAGTGGATGCAGCCAAGAATTAACGCAATTAAAGAAAGAGATAGAGTGGTTAGCCGAAGTCGATAAGTTTGCTCTCCAGAATGCGATTAGGAATTTAGAGACTGCTTACAAGAACTTCTTTACCGATCTGAAGAAACCCAAACAGAAAAGACGGTTTGGAATTCCTAAATTCAAAAAGAAGCATAGGTTTAAACAGTCCTATAAAACCAATCTTACCAACGGCAATATCCAACTTCGGGAAAACTACCTCAAACTCCCCAAGCTTGGTTGGGTAAGGTTCCACAAGTCTCAAGAAATAACAGGTAATATTGTTAATGTTACCGTGACTCGAACAACAACGGGTAAATACGTTGCTAGTATTTTGTGCGAGACGGAGATAGAAAAGCATTCCCAAGCAGATAAAAATATTGGGCTGGATCTAGGAATAAAATCATATCTTGTTACCAGCGATTCAGAGGGTATTGAGAATCCCAAACACTATCGTCAATCTTTAAGGAAACTGCGTCAAGCTAACAAAAAATTAGCTCTTAGTGTCAAAGGTAGCAACAATCGAGTCAAAGCGAAAACCAAGTTGGCTCGTGTCTACGAACGGATAACCAACCTGAGAGATGACTTTGTGCACAAACTTTCTACTCGTCTTATCCGAGAAAACAGTATTATCTGTATCGAGGATCTACGAGTAGCTAACATGGTAAAAAATCACAAATTAGCACTTAGTATTATGGATGCTAGTTGGTCTAAATTTGTCGCCATGTTGGAATATAAAGCCTTATGGCACGACAGAATTGTGCAAAAAGTTTCTCCCTTTTTCCCCTTGTCTCAAACCTGTAGCTGTTGTGGTTTTATTAACCCGCAAGTAAAAGATTTGAGTGTAAGAGAGTGGGATTGTCTGAAGTGCAATACTCACCAATTAAGAGATTGCACAGCAGCGATCAACATACTCAACGAAGGGTTAAGAATACTACAAGCCGCCGCTGGTTCGACGGAGGCTCAAAACGCTTGTCGAGACGAGGTAAGACCTGGGGATTCTCAGGCACTTGTCGGTGAAGCAAGAATCGCGTGA
- a CDS encoding DUF4126 domain-containing protein has product MDNLESIFIGLALSAACGFRIFVPPLVMSVAAIYGHLPLSSGFEWMGTYPALYAFGIATIIEIAAYYIPWVDNLLDTVATPTAIAFGTWIAAALFPNTDPLLKWTMAVLAGGGSAGIIQALTSFTRLSSTALTVGVGNSAIATIESIGAFALSGLAIFVPLLAIGLVVGLLFFSFSKGLQIFAIK; this is encoded by the coding sequence ATGGATAACTTAGAAAGTATATTCATTGGTCTTGCTTTGAGTGCAGCTTGTGGTTTTCGCATCTTTGTTCCACCACTTGTCATGAGTGTTGCTGCAATTTATGGACATCTACCGCTATCATCAGGCTTTGAGTGGATGGGAACGTATCCGGCACTTTATGCCTTTGGCATAGCAACAATAATTGAGATTGCCGCTTATTACATCCCCTGGGTGGATAATTTATTAGATACGGTTGCTACCCCTACTGCGATCGCCTTTGGTACTTGGATTGCTGCGGCTTTATTTCCAAACACCGATCCTTTATTGAAATGGACAATGGCAGTTCTTGCAGGCGGTGGTTCTGCTGGAATTATTCAAGCTTTAACAAGCTTTACACGGTTATCTTCAACTGCATTAACTGTAGGAGTAGGTAATAGTGCGATCGCCACAATTGAGTCAATCGGTGCGTTTGCATTATCAGGTTTAGCAATTTTTGTCCCTTTACTAGCTATTGGCTTAGTAGTAGGATTACTCTTTTTCAGCTTCAGCAAGGGGTTGCAGATATTTGCAATTAAATGA
- a CDS encoding FAD-dependent monooxygenase: protein MAQVVIVGAGPAGVTLALLLVKRGIRVKLIEASRNWRRAFRGEGLMPSGLDALEQMELLPILKRIPHQPLDAWEFIINKRSLFRVDEPIEPGGKPCTLVSQPAFLEALIDTASHYPHFEFVQGTAVQDLLWNQRVVGVKLSDGRNLDADLVIGTDGRNSIVRQRANLSLEQQSHSFDILWFKLADSPHFKPENVFYSILCDRYAFGLFRSSEGNLHLGWTLPKNFPQDWQQVDNWAEIFAAASPSWLAEHFRIFAATIERPVLLSVVVGRCPRWYQPGVLLLGDAAHPMSPIRAQGINMALRDAIAAANHLVPCLSQDATADIDAVLPQIQSQREPEIIKAQQLQSQEAAQAELLEKSALLRWGVSFLAPLIRTPVKLSWLHRQRELRQGVTPIKLTV from the coding sequence ATGGCTCAAGTTGTCATTGTCGGGGCTGGACCTGCAGGCGTAACGCTAGCACTTCTGTTAGTAAAACGCGGTATCCGTGTCAAGTTAATTGAAGCATCGCGAAACTGGCGGCGCGCTTTTCGGGGTGAGGGGTTAATGCCAAGTGGTTTGGATGCGCTGGAACAAATGGAGTTGTTGCCCATTTTAAAACGCATTCCGCATCAACCGCTAGATGCTTGGGAGTTTATTATTAATAAGCGATCGCTTTTCCGCGTTGATGAACCAATTGAACCTGGTGGTAAGCCTTGCACGTTAGTTTCTCAGCCAGCTTTTTTAGAAGCATTGATCGACACAGCTAGTCATTACCCTCATTTTGAGTTTGTCCAAGGTACTGCGGTACAAGATTTACTGTGGAACCAACGAGTTGTCGGTGTAAAGCTGAGTGATGGACGCAACTTGGATGCAGATTTAGTTATTGGTACAGACGGGCGTAATTCTATAGTGCGGCAACGCGCTAACTTATCTTTAGAGCAACAATCTCACAGCTTTGATATTTTGTGGTTTAAATTAGCCGATAGCCCGCATTTTAAGCCGGAGAATGTCTTTTATTCAATTCTTTGTGATCGCTATGCGTTTGGATTGTTTCGTAGTTCTGAAGGGAATCTGCATTTAGGCTGGACTCTTCCTAAAAATTTTCCGCAAGATTGGCAGCAAGTTGATAATTGGGCTGAAATATTTGCTGCTGCATCACCATCATGGCTAGCCGAACATTTTCGCATCTTTGCAGCTACAATTGAGCGACCTGTCTTATTATCCGTCGTTGTTGGGCGATGTCCGCGCTGGTATCAACCAGGTGTACTTCTGCTAGGTGATGCGGCACATCCGATGTCGCCTATCCGCGCTCAAGGTATTAATATGGCATTGCGGGATGCGATCGCTGCGGCAAATCATTTAGTTCCTTGTTTGTCTCAAGATGCAACTGCAGACATCGATGCAGTGTTACCACAAATTCAGTCTCAAAGGGAACCTGAGATTATTAAAGCACAGCAACTGCAAAGCCAAGAAGCAGCGCAAGCTGAACTTTTGGAGAAAAGTGCCCTTCTCCGCTGGGGCGTAAGTTTCTTAGCACCTCTAATTCGCACTCCTGTAAAACTGTCTTGGCTGCATCGACAGCGCGAGTTACGCCAAGGGGTAACACCGATTAAACTTACAGTGTAA
- a CDS encoding magnesium transporter, translating to MLQSRVEAQSGGNTLLHDQDSSTQIEIGALSISPPLLALLEEDKIHQATDLLANQEPPEIARQIAALPSQLQSQTFYLIPRSQAIAVYQLLDSSLQQQLQEFFQNQSETNIVNNLSLEERKQLFQFLYTPNIDAEDPENQESNYFPSNPFAVTRRRIGWLFVLLITNTITAAVIESQEDVLQKVVVLAIFIPLLLASGGNVSIQAATVVVRGLHSDVSTQKRLLPVLGREAIAGILLGAMLGIIVIGEALLLQNDSTIALIVGFSLFTISIIGTISGAILPFLFQFLGFDPALMSAPLSATIVDVLGILIYLYTARIFLHI from the coding sequence TTGTTGCAATCTAGAGTAGAAGCACAGTCTGGAGGAAACACTTTGCTGCACGATCAAGATTCATCCACTCAAATTGAAATAGGCGCACTATCAATATCTCCACCCTTACTTGCACTTTTAGAGGAAGACAAAATTCATCAAGCAACTGACTTACTCGCTAACCAGGAACCGCCAGAAATTGCCCGCCAAATTGCAGCATTACCATCACAGTTGCAAAGTCAAACATTTTACTTAATACCAAGAAGTCAAGCGATCGCGGTTTATCAACTCTTAGATAGTAGCTTACAACAACAACTGCAAGAATTTTTTCAAAACCAAAGCGAAACTAATATTGTCAACAACCTTTCGTTAGAAGAAAGAAAACAATTATTTCAGTTTTTATATACACCAAATATTGACGCTGAAGATCCAGAAAATCAAGAAAGTAATTATTTTCCTAGCAATCCCTTTGCTGTCACTCGTAGAAGAATTGGTTGGTTATTTGTCCTTCTCATTACAAATACAATCACTGCAGCCGTCATTGAGAGTCAAGAAGATGTTTTGCAGAAAGTCGTCGTCTTAGCTATTTTTATTCCTTTACTTCTGGCTAGTGGCGGTAATGTTAGTATTCAAGCTGCAACCGTAGTTGTGCGCGGACTACACTCTGATGTTTCTACACAAAAGCGTTTACTTCCTGTATTAGGGAGAGAGGCGATCGCCGGAATCTTACTTGGGGCAATGCTAGGGATAATTGTGATCGGAGAGGCTTTACTGTTACAAAACGATTCTACTATAGCACTAATTGTTGGCTTCAGTCTCTTCACTATTTCTATTATTGGCACAATCTCTGGTGCTATTTTACCATTTCTATTTCAATTTCTCGGTTTCGATCCAGCTTTGATGTCAGCACCGTTAAGCGCCACAATTGTTGATGTTTTGGGAATTTTGATTTATCTTTATACTGCACGAATATTTTTGCATATTTAG
- a CDS encoding manganese efflux pump MntP family protein, which produces MQPTATLILALGLAADAFAVAVASGLKIKYVKVRKALKIAVFFGGFQAIMPLLGWIAGLSLRTILVAISHWVAFSILCLLGGKMIYESYQEDEEKEFNPLCNSTLLALAIGTSIDALAVGLGFALIDSSIFTIITAIGFVTFWLTFFGVFIGNKFGNFFQNKIEIIGGGILIAIGSKILIENLTNVAV; this is translated from the coding sequence ATGCAACCAACAGCTACTCTGATTTTAGCATTGGGATTAGCAGCAGATGCCTTCGCAGTTGCAGTTGCTAGTGGTTTAAAAATCAAATATGTCAAAGTGCGTAAAGCCTTGAAAATTGCAGTATTTTTTGGAGGCTTTCAAGCTATTATGCCACTGCTTGGGTGGATAGCAGGACTCAGTTTGAGGACTATTCTAGTAGCAATCAGCCACTGGGTAGCTTTTAGTATTCTTTGTTTACTTGGCGGAAAAATGATTTATGAATCATATCAAGAAGATGAAGAAAAAGAGTTTAATCCCTTATGTAACTCTACCTTATTAGCCTTAGCTATTGGTACAAGTATTGATGCTTTAGCCGTTGGTTTGGGATTTGCCCTAATAGATAGTTCCATTTTTACTATCATTACTGCTATTGGATTTGTCACTTTTTGGCTAACATTTTTTGGTGTTTTTATTGGTAATAAATTTGGTAACTTTTTTCAAAACAAAATTGAGATTATTGGTGGAGGAATTTTAATTGCAATTGGAAGTAAGATATTAATCGAAAATCTTACAAATGTCGCGGTTTAA
- a CDS encoding DevA family ABC transporter ATP-binding protein codes for MQPPVISIQNLNHYFGQGQLRKQVLFDVNLEIFSGEIVIMTGPSGSGKTTLLSLIGGLRSAQAGSLQVLNQELCGASKNQLVQVRRNIGYIFQAHNLLKFLTAQQNVQMSLELHDNISDQKVRDKSAAMLEAVGLGNRRNYYPENLSGGQKQRVAFTKCALCAFARALVSHPQLVLADEPTAALDSKSGRDVVELMQQLAKEQETTILLVTHDNRILDVADRIVHMEDGQLAQNTKLAAVV; via the coding sequence ATGCAGCCACCTGTAATTAGTATCCAAAACCTCAATCACTATTTTGGGCAAGGACAGTTACGTAAACAAGTGCTATTTGATGTCAATTTAGAAATATTTTCTGGTGAAATTGTCATCATGACAGGACCATCAGGTTCAGGAAAAACGACGTTACTTAGCCTGATTGGTGGGTTAAGATCGGCTCAAGCAGGTAGTTTACAAGTTTTGAATCAAGAATTGTGTGGTGCTAGCAAAAATCAATTAGTACAAGTGCGACGTAATATTGGATATATTTTTCAAGCGCATAATTTATTAAAGTTTCTCACAGCACAGCAAAATGTGCAGATGTCTCTTGAGTTGCATGACAATATTTCTGATCAGAAAGTACGAGATAAATCTGCAGCCATGCTAGAAGCTGTCGGTTTAGGAAACCGAAGGAATTACTATCCTGAAAATTTATCGGGAGGACAAAAACAACGAGTTGCGTTCACGAAGTGTGCGCTTTGCGCATTCGCAAGGGCTTTGGTAAGTCATCCTCAATTAGTTTTAGCTGATGAACCTACTGCAGCTTTAGATAGTAAATCAGGACGGGATGTTGTTGAGTTAATGCAACAATTAGCAAAAGAACAGGAAACAACAATTTTGCTAGTGACTCACGATAATCGTATTTTAGATGTTGCCGACCGCATTGTGCATATGGAAGACGGACAATTAGCTCAAAATACCAAACTTGCAGCAGTAGTTTAA
- the devC gene encoding ABC transporter permease DevC, producing the protein MKRKTPLAWLQVSRERTRLLIAMAGIAFADMLMFLQLGFQDALYDSNTRMHRSMRADLVLVSPQAQNIVNLSTFPRSRLYQTMNFAGVESAVPLYTGTANWKVPQTRLKSAVLVLAFNPDRAVFSLPGVEQNLDKIKLPDTFLFDSGSRGEYDQTIAQLKQHQSVSTEFRDRKIEIDGLFNVGASFAADGNLITSDLNFLRIFPERTAAEVSVGLVALQPGSDPQQVAAVLKAGLPNDVKVLTHEEFVETEKTYWANNTPIGFIFSLGTAIGFVVGVVIVYQILYSDVSDHLAEYATLKAIGYKDSYLLGIVFQEAVILAILGFIPSYMISVGLYSLTRGATNLPLFMTLVRATSVFCLTIVMCLTSGLIAMRKLRAADPADIF; encoded by the coding sequence ATGAAACGTAAAACTCCGTTGGCTTGGCTACAAGTGAGTCGTGAAAGAACGCGGCTTTTGATTGCAATGGCGGGAATTGCTTTTGCTGATATGTTGATGTTTTTACAATTGGGTTTTCAGGATGCACTTTATGATAGTAATACGCGAATGCACCGTAGTATGCGGGCAGATTTGGTTTTAGTGAGTCCGCAAGCACAAAATATTGTCAATCTATCTACTTTTCCACGCAGTCGGTTGTATCAAACAATGAATTTTGCTGGTGTTGAATCGGCTGTACCTTTGTATACTGGAACTGCTAATTGGAAAGTTCCACAAACGCGCCTAAAAAGTGCTGTATTAGTTTTGGCTTTTAATCCAGATAGAGCAGTTTTTAGCTTACCAGGAGTTGAGCAGAATCTAGATAAAATTAAGCTTCCTGATACTTTTTTGTTTGATAGTGGTTCTAGAGGAGAATACGATCAAACGATCGCGCAACTAAAACAGCACCAATCGGTATCTACAGAATTTAGAGATCGCAAGATTGAAATTGATGGTTTATTTAATGTTGGTGCTTCCTTTGCAGCGGATGGAAACTTGATTACAAGTGACTTGAATTTCTTGCGGATATTTCCCGAACGTACAGCCGCAGAAGTGAGTGTAGGTTTAGTTGCATTGCAGCCTGGTAGCGATCCGCAACAAGTTGCTGCTGTTTTAAAGGCTGGATTGCCTAATGATGTTAAAGTTCTGACCCATGAAGAGTTTGTCGAAACTGAAAAAACCTATTGGGCTAATAATACGCCAATCGGCTTTATTTTTAGTTTGGGAACTGCAATTGGATTTGTCGTTGGTGTTGTGATTGTTTATCAAATTCTCTACAGCGATGTTTCGGATCACTTAGCTGAGTATGCAACGCTCAAAGCAATAGGATACAAAGATAGTTATTTGCTTGGTATTGTTTTTCAAGAAGCAGTCATTCTCGCAATTCTTGGCTTTATTCCTAGTTACATGATTTCTGTAGGACTCTATAGCTTAACAAGAGGTGCAACAAACTTACCGTTATTTATGACACTTGTACGAGCAACTTCTGTATTTTGCTTAACTATCGTTATGTGTCTTACTTCTGGACTGATTGCGATGCGCAAACTTCGCGCCGCCGATCCAGCAGATATTTTCTAG
- a CDS encoding ABC exporter membrane fusion protein yields MFQSSVSDKQIIKPVFRRVTILAVIGAVATGGIIYAVSRFQVRQSPAPPPTVSVPQVRVVTALGRLEPYQEVIQLSAPVSSEGSRVDELLVKQGDQVSKGQIVAILDSRDRLLTALEQAQQQVKVAQTRLAQVKAGAKSGEINAQQATISRIEVEKQEETKAQQATIARLDAEVRNAQLEYLRYQKLYQEGAISTSERDSKQLTLQTVQQQLNEAQANLNRITRSRQEQVGEAKATLDQIAEVRPVDVAAAQAEVDSAIVAVKQAQANLDLAYVRSPRDGQIMKIHAWSGEVIGNDGVVDIGQTDQMYVVAEVYESDIQKVRPGQNVTITSSAFTEKLQGEVDEIGLAIGKKDVLDTDPTANIDSRVVEVKIRLDPEASQQVSGLTNMQVKTVIEL; encoded by the coding sequence ATGTTCCAGTCGAGTGTAAGCGATAAGCAAATCATCAAACCAGTATTTCGGCGGGTTACTATTCTAGCGGTTATCGGTGCGGTAGCTACAGGCGGGATTATCTACGCTGTTTCACGTTTCCAGGTTAGGCAAAGTCCTGCACCTCCTCCTACGGTTAGCGTACCGCAAGTAAGAGTTGTGACGGCATTAGGGCGTTTAGAACCATACCAAGAAGTGATTCAACTATCTGCACCGGTTTCCTCCGAAGGCAGCCGTGTTGATGAATTGTTGGTAAAACAAGGAGATCAAGTCAGCAAAGGACAAATAGTAGCAATTTTAGATAGTCGCGATCGCCTCCTAACAGCGTTAGAACAAGCCCAGCAACAAGTTAAAGTTGCCCAAACTCGCTTAGCACAAGTTAAAGCAGGTGCAAAATCTGGGGAAATTAATGCACAACAAGCAACAATTTCAAGAATTGAAGTTGAAAAACAGGAAGAAACGAAAGCACAACAAGCAACAATTGCTCGATTAGACGCTGAAGTTCGTAATGCTCAACTTGAATATCTACGGTATCAGAAATTATATCAAGAAGGAGCAATTTCTACATCCGAACGTGACAGTAAGCAGTTAACGCTACAAACTGTGCAGCAGCAACTGAACGAGGCACAAGCAAATTTAAATCGCATTACCAGAAGTAGACAAGAACAAGTTGGTGAAGCAAAAGCAACATTAGATCAAATTGCAGAAGTTCGTCCTGTAGATGTTGCAGCAGCACAAGCAGAGGTTGATAGTGCGATTGTCGCAGTCAAGCAAGCACAAGCAAATTTAGATTTAGCCTATGTGCGATCGCCTCGCGATGGACAGATTATGAAAATTCACGCTTGGTCAGGTGAAGTTATTGGTAATGACGGAGTAGTTGATATTGGACAAACTGATCAAATGTATGTTGTTGCAGAGGTTTATGAAAGTGATATTCAAAAAGTTCGTCCAGGTCAAAACGTAACAATTACTAGTAGCGCTTTTACGGAAAAATTGCAGGGAGAAGTTGATGAAATTGGTCTAGCAATTGGTAAAAAAGATGTTCTGGATACTGACCCAACAGCAAATATTGATTCGAGAGTTGTTGAAGTTAAAATTCGTCTCGATCCTGAAGCTAGTCAGCAAGTTTCTGGCTTGACTAATATGCAGGTGAAAACTGTTATTGAACTTTGA
- a CDS encoding PadR family transcriptional regulator codes for MARENKSKYAIMGILTWGSMSGYDIKKEIEQSVNYFWHESYGQIYPILKRLVAEGLATKSVEEQAGKPDRYVYTLTERGKEELRQWLTQPADNPVERIEILLKLIFGRHVSVADNIQHVKQFQEFQQQLLQEYRSIEQKLQHQYCNEPDYPYCMATLRYGFHTSQALLNWCDETLAMLHKIAESTQN; via the coding sequence ATGGCACGCGAGAATAAAAGCAAGTATGCAATTATGGGAATCTTGACTTGGGGTTCCATGTCCGGCTACGACATTAAAAAAGAAATTGAACAAAGCGTTAACTACTTTTGGCACGAAAGTTACGGTCAAATTTACCCAATCCTCAAGCGTCTAGTTGCGGAAGGCTTGGCGACAAAATCTGTAGAAGAACAAGCAGGAAAGCCAGATCGCTACGTTTACACACTGACAGAAAGGGGGAAAGAAGAACTGCGTCAGTGGTTAACTCAACCCGCAGATAACCCTGTAGAAAGAATCGAGATATTGTTGAAGCTGATTTTTGGGCGACACGTCTCTGTAGCTGATAACATTCAGCATGTCAAGCAATTTCAAGAATTTCAGCAGCAACTATTGCAAGAGTACCGTTCCATCGAGCAAAAGTTACAACATCAGTATTGCAATGAACCCGATTACCCTTACTGCATGGCGACGCTACGATACGGATTCCACACAAGTCAAGCACTACTGAATTGGTGTGATGAGACACTGGCGATGCTACACAAAATCGCAGAATCAACCCAAAATTAG